In one Miscanthus floridulus cultivar M001 unplaced genomic scaffold, ASM1932011v1 fs_573_2_3, whole genome shotgun sequence genomic region, the following are encoded:
- the LOC136532305 gene encoding actin-related protein 2/3 complex subunit 5A-like codes for MRSFTDAGRPSFRSSPGSQPRPPCRRRRRDASSAAYPDADENLEAIITRIEQKSERFETLLKQSKPVEALKTALEGSPLKTRDERCKSANWIVVHRAMMAIRDVDGMFNSLDPEYYDILMKYLYRGLSTGDRPTCDQCLKIHEKLTEKAGLGCILRSLADTVNTV; via the exons ATGAGA TCGTTTACAGACGCGGGACGCCCCTCCTTTCGTAGCAGCCCCGGCAGCCAACCCCGCCCTCCgtgtcgccggcgccggcgggatGCTTCGTCGGCGGCGTACCCCGACGCGGACGAGAACCTGGAGGCCATCATCACCCGCATCGAGCAGAAGTCCGAAAGATTCGAGACCCTCCTCAAGCA GTCGAAGCCGGTGGAGGCCCTGAAGACGGCGCTCGAGGGGTCGCCGCTCAAGACCCGCGACGAGCGATGCAAG TCGGCGAACTGGATCGTGGTGCACCGCGCGATGATGGCGATCAGGGACGTCGACGGCATGTTCAACTCCCTGGATCCCGAGTACTACGACATCCTCATGAA GTACCTTTATAGAGGTTTATCTACAGGGGATAGGCCAACATGTGATCAGTGCCTCAAAATTCATGAAAAACTGACTGAGAAGGCAGGCCTAGGATGTATATTGCGGTCCCTTGCTGATACCGTAAACACTGTATGA
- the LOC136532303 gene encoding uncharacterized protein: MAPLSSLSSPLHLLRYTPSSSSTCRLGPGTVYRPSPYSAGRMQPTKGLKSVAVASSYHQDEAAGHGDDNSIATTSLLHHVANEVAPPELRAGGGALCSSPKGRPAGPPREDDGCDKINDAAAPTFATRARGPTPPGLPAEGSGGNGGSKH, from the coding sequence ATGGCGCCCTTATCTTCCCTCTCCTCCCCGCTTCACCTCCTGCGTTacacgccgtcgtcgtcatccaCTTGCCGCCTCGGGCCGGGCACTGTGTACCGACCTTCGCCTTATTCTGCCGGCCGCATGCAGCCGACGAAAGGCCTGAAGTCCGTCGCGGTCGCTTCGTCCTATCATCAGGATGAAGCAGCAGGGCACGGCGACGACAACAGCATCGCTACCACGAGTCTTCTGCATCATGTGGCCAACGAGGTTGCGCCGCCCGAGCTGCGGGCAGGCGGCGGCGCTCTTTGTTCATCACCCAAGGGACgcccggccggcccgccaagggAAGACGACGGCTGTGACAAGATCAATGATGCTGCGGCGCCGACGTTTGCGACGCGAGCACGAGGCCCGACGCCGCCGGGTCTGCCGGCGGAAGGatccggcggcaatggcgggaGCAAACATTGA